GTCTCGTTTGCCTTGTCGCTCCGGCGCGAGGCCGGGGCGCAGGTTATTGCCACTGTCCAGGATCGGGTGGTGTTTAAGGTACCGTTGAATATCGATCGGACCGTTGATCTACAGGGCCCTCTTGGCACCACGGTGCTGCAGATTGCCGCAGGCAAGGTCAGCATTCTGTCCTCGCCGTGCCGGAATAAGACCTGTGTACGCATGGGCGAAGTGCATCAGGATGGTGATCTGCTGGCCTGCCTGCCGAATAAGCTGGTTATTCATGTCGAGAGAAAGACGCTGGCCGGGAAAACGGGGCATGATTTTGTCAGCCGCTGAAAACATCACCCTTGAGCAGACCCGCCAGCGGGTTTTTCTGGCCCTGTTTGTGGCTCTGGCCGTTGTTCTTAACACCCTGGAGTTTCTGCTGCCCAATCCGGTCCCCTGGTTTCGCATCGGGCTGGCCAACATTCTTGGCATCACCGCGCTGTTTTGTTACGGAGTGCGGGAGCTCTGGCTGGTGAACCTGTGCCGCATTATTCTGGGGAGTCTGCTGGTCGGCCGCCTGTTTGGCCCCGGCTTTCTGCTCTCCCTG
This genomic window from Pelobacter seleniigenes DSM 18267 contains:
- a CDS encoding NusG domain II-containing protein, translating into MKLFSWLRYATPLDRKLLLAVAILVAVSFALSLRREAGAQVIATVQDRVVFKVPLNIDRTVDLQGPLGTTVLQIAAGKVSILSSPCRNKTCVRMGEVHQDGDLLACLPNKLVIHVERKTLAGKTGHDFVSR